The Bradyrhizobium oligotrophicum S58 genome contains the following window.
GCGACGATGGCTGCATCGTGTTCGATGCGCAGGCGACGCCGGCAATGGCCAACAAGGTGATCGAGCGCGTCAAGACCGTCACCGACAAGCCGATCAAATATGTCGTGCTGTCGCACTATCACGCCGTGCGCGTGCTCGGCGCCTCGGCCTATCACGCGCAGGGCATCGTCGCCTCGCAGGAAACCCATCGCCTGATCGTCGAGCGTGGCCAGCAGGACTGGGACTCCGAATATGGCCGATTCCCGCGGTTGTTCCAGGACGCCGAGAGCATTCCCGGCCTGACCTGGCCGACGCTGACCTTCGAAGGCGAGATGACGATCCATCTCGGCAAGCGCGAGGTGCAGCTGATCCAGATCGGCGCCGGGCATACTTCGGGCGACATCGTCGCCTGGGTGCCGGATGCCGAGGTGATGTTCTCCGGCGATCTCATCGAATATCACTCGGCCTGCTATTGCGGCGACGCGTATTTGCGCGAATGGCCGTCGACGCTCAACGAGATCCGCGACTTCAATCCCAAGGCGATCGCGCCGGGCCGCGGCGATGCGCTGAAGGGCGAGGCCACCGTGCGCGAGGCGATCGCGATGACGCGCGACTTCGTCTCTTCGCTGTATGGCGCCGCCGAGATGTCGGTGGCCAAGGGACGCAGCCTCAAGGAGTCGATGGCGGCGACGCGCGAGGTCATGGACCCGAAATTCGCGAGCTTCGCCATCTACGAGCATTGCCTGCCGTTCAACGTGTCGCGCGCCTATGACGAGGCCGGCGGCATCGACGATCCCGTGATCTGGACCGCCGAGCGCGACCGCGAGATGTGGGCCCGCCTGCAAGGAGAAGGATGATGAACGTCAACACATCGCCTGACCAGCTTCACCGTGCGTCGGGGCAGGTCACGCCAGACTACATGTCTGGCTTCGGCAATTCGTTCGAGACCGAGGCGCTGCCCGGCGCGCTGCCGATCGGCCGTAACTCACCGCAGCGCTGCGCCTATGGGCTTTACGCCGAGCAGTTGTCCGGCTCGCCGTTCACGGCGCCGCGCGGCTCCAACGAGCGCTCCTGGCTGTACCGCATCCGTCCCTCGGTGAAACACTCCGGGCGTTTCACGAAGGTCGATGCGGGCCTGTGGCGCACCGCGCCCTGCCACGAGCAGGAGATCACGGTGCAGCA
Protein-coding sequences here:
- a CDS encoding MBL fold metallo-hydrolase, with amino-acid sequence MAKGFASTTDMAEKKVTFSEIGPDLYAFTAEGDPNSAVIVGDDGCIVFDAQATPAMANKVIERVKTVTDKPIKYVVLSHYHAVRVLGASAYHAQGIVASQETHRLIVERGQQDWDSEYGRFPRLFQDAESIPGLTWPTLTFEGEMTIHLGKREVQLIQIGAGHTSGDIVAWVPDAEVMFSGDLIEYHSACYCGDAYLREWPSTLNEIRDFNPKAIAPGRGDALKGEATVREAIAMTRDFVSSLYGAAEMSVAKGRSLKESMAATREVMDPKFASFAIYEHCLPFNVSRAYDEAGGIDDPVIWTAERDREMWARLQGEG